Genomic DNA from Bacteroides zhangwenhongii:
AGGCATACAACTACTTTATTATCAAATCAATATACTATTTCAACCTTCAAGTTATCTGTTATCATATTTATTTTCCGACTTAATCCTTTTTTATATATATAATAAGGTAATGCACCCCTGTTCTAAATAAATAGTAAGAAAAGTATCAGTATATGATAACAAAGCACTTTTTTACATATTTTTTTTGTGCTTACTTTGCAACGTCCATCTTATATGTTATACCTAATTTATTATGAGAATGAAGAAAGTCATTTTGTTTACCACCTTATTTTCCATGATATCATTATTCGGTTACAGCAAAGACCCTGTAAAACAATGGGGACAACTACAAGTAAAAGGCAATCAACTATGTAGCCAAGCCGGAGAACCTATCGTATTAAGAGGAGTCAGTTATGGCTGGCATAATCTATGGCCCAGATTTTACAATAAGCAATCTGTAAAATGGTTGAAAAAAGATTGGAAATGTACCGTCTTACGTGCAGCAATGGGAACAGTTATTGAAGATAATTACATCGAGAATCCGGAATTTGCTCTAAAATGTATGAATAAAGTAATTAAAGCAGCCATCAAAAATGATATTTATGTAATAATCGACTGGCATACTTATTATCCACAAAAAGAAGAAGCGAAAGCATTTTTCTCAATGATGGCACAGAAATATGGGAAATATCCTCATATTATTTATGAAATATATAACGAGCCCATGGAAGACAGTTGGGAAAGCGTGAAAGAATATGCAACTGATATTATCTCTGAAATACGTAAATATGATCCTGATAATATTATTCTCGTAGGCAGTCCACACTGGGACCAGGACTTACACTTGGTAGCAGAAAGTCCTTTAAAAGGATTCGATAATATAATGTATACTCTGCATTTCTATGCCGCTACCCATAAACAAGGGCTACGGGATAGAGCTGAAGCGGCATGGAAAAAAGGTATTCCCATCTTTGTTTCAGAATGCGCAGGCATGGAATGTACTGGCGACGGCCCATTAGACATACCGGAATGGACCCGCTGGGTAGAATGGCTGGAAAGCAAAAAGATCAGCTGGGTTAACTGGTCCATTTCAGACAAGAACGAAACTTGCTCCATGATTCTTCCGCGAGCAAGCAAAAACGGAGGATGGGACGAATCTTTAATAAAACCCGCAGGACGTCAAAGCCGTAAGTTTATCCAACAATACAACTCACATATTTATAAAAATAAAGAATGATAAAATAATATCAGTTTTAGGCAAATAACGTCAATAATTTACATTCCTTATTTACTAGCTTTGCATTAATAAATTAATATACGAGATTTTATACTAAAGTTAATTTTAAATTTGATAAAAATGAAAAAGAATCTCTTTTCTTTTCCCCGCTCAAAAGTGCGGATGCTAAAAGAATCAAAAGGAGTCTGGCTCTTCTTGATTATGTTTTGGATGATAAATACAGCTGCCACAGCAGCAGGTATTGAGATTAAAGGTACTGTTACAGACAGCAAAGGTGACCCCCTTCCCGGAGTTAATATTGTTGAGCTAGGAGTTAAAAAGAACAATGGTACCATCACTGATTTAAACGGTAAATATACTATAACAGTAGAAAGCCCGAGATCTGTTCTTCAGTACACTTTTATCGGTTATAGAACAACAGAGGTCACTGTAGGGAACCGTAAAACAATCAACGTTTCACTCAAAGATGATACTAAGTCTTTGGATGAAGTAGTCGTTATCGGTTATGGTACAATGAGGAAAAAAGATTTATCCGGAGCCGTTTCCTCTATTAAAAGTGATGACCTGATGCTTGGTAATCCGACTAGTATTTCCCAAGCTTTACAAGGTAAGTTAGCCGGTGTACAAGTGAACCAGAGTGACGGTGCTCCCGGTTCAGGTGTAAGTATCACTATCCGTGGTGCCAACTCATTCTCTACAAATTCACAGCCACTTTACATTGTCGACGGTATTCCGTTTGAGGTAGGAGATACTCCAAGCAGTAAGGCAAATGAAGGCAATAACTCCACAACCAATCCTCTTTCATTAATCAATCCTAATGATATCGAATCAATTGATATTTTAAAAGATGCTTCTGCAACAGCCATTTACGGTTCTCGCGGAGCTAATGGTGTTGTATTGATCACCACTAAAAGAGGTCGTGCCGGAGACGCTAAGGTTGAGTTCTCTGCCAACTTCGGCCTTTCTAAAATAGCCAAAATGGTAAAAATGCTGGATGCTTACACTTACGCTAATTATGTAAATGAAGGTGTAATCAACGGAGCTGCTTATGACAATCTTCCCTATTCATACCTTCCTTATCGTGGAAAATGGAACTACCGTCGCGATGAGAACGACAAAATCGTTCCTAACTCCGGTAAATACTATGCTTCACCGGAAGATTATCTCAATCCGGGTTATCGCGAAGACGAATATGGTAATAAAGAATGGGTAGAGGGCACCAACTGGATGGACGAGATCCTACAAGATGCATTAACACAGGAATACAACCTTAGTGTATCGGGAGGAAATGAGAAAAGCAATTATGCATTCTCCGGTAATTACACAGATCAATCGGGTATCATCAAGAATTCCGGTTATGAACGTTTTGCTGTTCGTGCCAACATCGGAAGCCACGTGAAACCCTGGTTAAATACGGGATTAAATATCAACTTCACCCGTTCGTTAACTAAGTTTGCCAAGTCAAATTCTTATGATTATAGTATTATCCGTTCTGCCATGCTTTATTTACCGACATTATATGTAGGAGACAAGACAGAAGATGATTCTTATGCATGGTTGTCAGCCAATCCACGTACATACGTTAATACAGCTAAAGATGAGCTGAAATCAATCAATGTATTTACTTCCTCGTTTGCCGAGATTAAAATCCTCGATTGCTTGAAATTCCGTCAGAATCTAGGTATCAGTTATTCAGTAAACGATCGTGCAAGTTACTACAATCGTGAAACAGGAGAAGGTAAAGCCTCTAATGGACGTGCTGGTAAGAGTGACAATTTCTGGCAGAACTTAACAGCAGAATCATTGATTACTTTCGATAAGACATTCAACAAATTACATCATCTCAATGTAGTAGCCGGTTTCACTTACGAAAAATCTGATTGGGGTGGAAAAACAATGAACGCATCCAACTTCCCGACTGACATCACACAAGACTTCGACATGAGTCAGGCATTAAATATCGAGGCACCGGCCAGCTATCGAGGGCAAGCAGTTTTAGTCTCTTTATTAGGACGTGCCAACTACACATTCAAAGACCGTTATATCTTCACAGCGTCATTCCGCCGCGATGGTTCAAGCCGTTTTGCTCCGGGAAACAAATTTGCAAACTTCGCTTCAGGAGCGGTAGCATGGACTCTATCCGAAGAAGAATTTATCAAGAACCTGAATATATTCAGCAATTTAAAATTGCGCCTCAGCTACGGTCAAACAGGTAATCAAGCTATCAGCAGTTACCAGACTATCGCTTCACTTGCACCATCCAATTACCCTCTGGACGGGACATTAAGCAGTGGATTTGCAGGACAAACTTACAAAGGTCCTTTGAATGACAAACTCAAATGGGAAACAACCGACCAATATAATATCGGACTTGACATGGGATTCTGGAATAATAGAATTAGTTTATCTGCTAACTATTATTACAAGAAAACCAATGACCTGTTACAAAATGTATCTATACCGAACAGTACCGGCTATACTACCATGTGGACGAATTTCGGCCATGTCAAAAACAAAGGACTTGAGCTAACCGGTAAAATCGTTGCATTGGATAAAAAAGACTGGACTTTAGAATTCGACGGTAACATCTCCTTTAATAAAAACGAAATTGGAGGTTTAACAGCAGATCAATATGCCAACCAATTATGGTATAGCGCCAAAGAAGTATTTTTGCAAAGAAACGGATTGCCTATCGGAACAATTTTCGGCTATATAGAAGACGGCTTCTACGATAATATAGCAGAAGTCCGTGCAGATCCGATATATGCCAAAGCTTCTGATGACGAAGCCCGCAGAATGATCGGTGAGATCAAATATCTGGATAAAAACAATGACGGAAAGATAACATCAGAAGACCGTGCTATCATCGGTGATACCAATCCTGACTTTATTTACGGTTTGAATGCCAATTTACGATGGAAAAATCTGACTTTGGGATTGTTCTTCCAAGGGACTCATGGTAATGATATTTTCAACGGTAACCTGACAAATATCGGAATGAGCAGTATTGCCAACATCACTCAAGATGCTTATGACTCACGCTGGACACCAGAGAATGCAGCTAACGCCAAATGGCCTCGCGTCACTACTGCAATGACTCGTGATATGAAGCTCTCTGACCGCTATGTAGAGGACGGATCTTACTTCAGACTAAAAACGATCAACTTAAACTATAATTTCGGTTCAGTCATAAAAGGTATCAGCAACCTATCTGTTTTCGGAACAGTCACAAACGTATTCACGATTACAGGTTATAGCTGGTTTGATCCGGATGTAAACGCCTTTGGTTCTGACGCTTCCAGAAGAGGAGTCGATATCTTCTCATACCCGAGCAGCAGAACATATTCAATAGGTTTTAAATTAACGTTATAATCTCAAGAAATGATGAAAAAGAAAAATATATTCATATATCTGATGGCATCCACTCTCCTATTATCCGGAGCAGTAATGACATCATGCGAAAGTATGATCGAGGAAAAACCTTTCGACTTCATTGCCCCTGAAGATGTTGAAGATTCTGATAATGGTGCCGACATGTGGGTAACAGGAGTATATAATACATTACACGAAGCCATGTTCAGATACGGTAGTTTTCCACGTCCATTGGATTATGACTGTGACTATATCTCCGGCGCTGTATGGCAGTTCAGCCAGTTCGGAAGCGGTAACTTCCAAGGAGGTGACGGGCAGGCCGATATACTTTGGACCGGAATGTACTCTTTGATTAATCGGGCAAACATTGCAGTCTCTGAAATCAATAAGATGCAAAATGTATCAGAAGCATTTAAAAAGAATGCATTAGGAGAATGCTATTTTCTTAAAGCATGGGCATATTTCTATCTGGTACGCGCTTATGGAGCTATCCCTATTTATTCTGTCAGTGTAAACGAATCCGGACAATATACCAACAATCCGCGTATTCCGATTGCACAAGTATACACGGAAACAATCATACCTTTGCTTAAAGACGCTAAAGATATGATTTATAAAAACACAGATAATGGTTTTAAACCCGGAAGAGTCTGTGCTGCAACTGCAGCAGGTTTGTTAGCCAAAGTATATGCAACTATCGGCTCTGCTTCCACGGCTACCGGAGAACAGATAACAGTAAAGACCGGTGCACCGTTTGTCATGCAGAATGTAAATGGTACTATGACCAAAGTGTATACAGAACCTGTTCCGACAACATTCTCCAAGGATCAAGTTGCCGGTTACGAGAGCTTTTCTTCCCAAGAATATTACAGACTGGCCTATGAAATTGCGGGAGATATTATCGGAGGAGAATATGGAGCACACCAACTTGAGGACTATGATTTGATCTGGTCTCCTTCCGGCAAGACTTGCAGCGAGCATTTATTCAGCTTGCAAACTAAATCCGGAGACGAACTATATGGTACATTATTCAGCTCTCACTACTGTGGCAGACTCAATGCAGCAGGCAACATAGACAACAGCTTGACAGTAGGATGCAGAAAACACTGGTATCTATTATTTGAAGAAAAAGACTACCGTGTAGACAAAGGAGTGTTACATTGCTGGATACGCCAGAACTCCGATACCAGCTGGGGAGGCGGCTCATATTATCCGAATTTCGGAAAATGGCAACGTATGGTTGAAGCTAAAGAACCTCCATTCGATAATCCTAAAGTAACTTCCGGATGGAGATGTGACGAGGGAGGATCAGAACAGTTCTTTGCTTTCACGACTAAATACTCGCAACAGATAGCTGATCAGACACAGCCCCGTACGGATGCTAATTACCCATTCCTCCGCTATGCCGATGTTGTTTTAATCTTTGCAGAAGCAGCCAATGAATTAAACGGTCCGACAAAAGAATCGGTAGATGCTTTAAACGATGTCCGCACACGCAGTAACGCAACAGGCAAAGAATTAGCAAATTTCACCGACAAAGCCAGCCTGCGTTCCGCTATCCTTGAAGAACGTGCAATGGAATTAGCCTTAGAAGGTGATCGTCGTTGGGACTTAATACGCTGGGGAATTTATTTGCAAGCCATGAATGCTTTAGGCGGAATGGATGAGGCAAACAACGTAAAACAACGTTCCAGCAAGCATTTACTGTTCCCGATTCCGACTCTCGAAATCCTGACCAACCAAGGAATTAATGAAAATAATCCAGGATGGGATTAATCACTTATAACCATGTAAAAAAACAGATTATGAAGAAAATAAAATATTTTGCAATAATCGCAGCATCCATATTCGCTTTAACATCCTGTACGGATATTGTTGAAGTGGACGATCTGAAGGCCAAAGAAAACAAACCGTCAACAGGTGCTCCGAGTGTAGACAAAGTCGTTTTGGCAACAGACGCCGAATTTCCTATTGACGGGGCAAATTTCGAACAAGTAGTACGAATTGAAGGAACAAATCTCGGAGACATCACTTCACTGAAATTCAATGACATTGAAGTGGACAGCAAGGAGATCTATTCTACCTACGATATGCTTCTTGCACCTATTCCCCGTGCACTTCCTAAAGAAGTGTCAAACACGATTTATATCACAACCAAACATGGAGAACTTAGTATTCCTTTTGTTGTTTCCATCCCTGATTTAACCATCAACGGACTCAAGAATGAATTCACCCAACCGGGAGATACAACAGTTATTACAGGCGACAATTTCGACCTTTACGGCATTACCATTGAAGAAGCGATTGTCAATCTGGGTAACCTACCGGTTAATGTAATCGATGCAACCCGTACAGAACTGACAATAGAAATCCCGGCAAATGCCACTCCCAAATCAACCCTTACCATAAAAGGAGCAAACATGGATGAAGCATACAAACTCACATACATGGATCCGGGAGTATCTCAGCTTTTCGACTTCAACAATTGGCCGGGACTCGGTGCTTTTACGCATTCCAGCCACTTCCCTGATGCCCCGAAAAATTTTCTATGCGACGGCACATTAGAAGGACAACCGGAACCGTTAGTAGAAGGAGGAAAATATATCCGCTTCAATTATTCCGTGAACGCTTGGGGATGGATGGTCATGTGGGCCGGAACTATTACTGTACCAGCAGAAGTAGCTGCAGATCCCTCCTCTTACGATTTAAGATTTGAAATTTGTACTGGAGCTAAA
This window encodes:
- a CDS encoding glycoside hydrolase family 5 protein, which codes for MKKVILFTTLFSMISLFGYSKDPVKQWGQLQVKGNQLCSQAGEPIVLRGVSYGWHNLWPRFYNKQSVKWLKKDWKCTVLRAAMGTVIEDNYIENPEFALKCMNKVIKAAIKNDIYVIIDWHTYYPQKEEAKAFFSMMAQKYGKYPHIIYEIYNEPMEDSWESVKEYATDIISEIRKYDPDNIILVGSPHWDQDLHLVAESPLKGFDNIMYTLHFYAATHKQGLRDRAEAAWKKGIPIFVSECAGMECTGDGPLDIPEWTRWVEWLESKKISWVNWSISDKNETCSMILPRASKNGGWDESLIKPAGRQSRKFIQQYNSHIYKNKE
- a CDS encoding SusC/RagA family TonB-linked outer membrane protein; translated protein: MKKNLFSFPRSKVRMLKESKGVWLFLIMFWMINTAATAAGIEIKGTVTDSKGDPLPGVNIVELGVKKNNGTITDLNGKYTITVESPRSVLQYTFIGYRTTEVTVGNRKTINVSLKDDTKSLDEVVVIGYGTMRKKDLSGAVSSIKSDDLMLGNPTSISQALQGKLAGVQVNQSDGAPGSGVSITIRGANSFSTNSQPLYIVDGIPFEVGDTPSSKANEGNNSTTNPLSLINPNDIESIDILKDASATAIYGSRGANGVVLITTKRGRAGDAKVEFSANFGLSKIAKMVKMLDAYTYANYVNEGVINGAAYDNLPYSYLPYRGKWNYRRDENDKIVPNSGKYYASPEDYLNPGYREDEYGNKEWVEGTNWMDEILQDALTQEYNLSVSGGNEKSNYAFSGNYTDQSGIIKNSGYERFAVRANIGSHVKPWLNTGLNINFTRSLTKFAKSNSYDYSIIRSAMLYLPTLYVGDKTEDDSYAWLSANPRTYVNTAKDELKSINVFTSSFAEIKILDCLKFRQNLGISYSVNDRASYYNRETGEGKASNGRAGKSDNFWQNLTAESLITFDKTFNKLHHLNVVAGFTYEKSDWGGKTMNASNFPTDITQDFDMSQALNIEAPASYRGQAVLVSLLGRANYTFKDRYIFTASFRRDGSSRFAPGNKFANFASGAVAWTLSEEEFIKNLNIFSNLKLRLSYGQTGNQAISSYQTIASLAPSNYPLDGTLSSGFAGQTYKGPLNDKLKWETTDQYNIGLDMGFWNNRISLSANYYYKKTNDLLQNVSIPNSTGYTTMWTNFGHVKNKGLELTGKIVALDKKDWTLEFDGNISFNKNEIGGLTADQYANQLWYSAKEVFLQRNGLPIGTIFGYIEDGFYDNIAEVRADPIYAKASDDEARRMIGEIKYLDKNNDGKITSEDRAIIGDTNPDFIYGLNANLRWKNLTLGLFFQGTHGNDIFNGNLTNIGMSSIANITQDAYDSRWTPENAANAKWPRVTTAMTRDMKLSDRYVEDGSYFRLKTINLNYNFGSVIKGISNLSVFGTVTNVFTITGYSWFDPDVNAFGSDASRRGVDIFSYPSSRTYSIGFKLTL
- a CDS encoding RagB/SusD family nutrient uptake outer membrane protein — translated: MKKKNIFIYLMASTLLLSGAVMTSCESMIEEKPFDFIAPEDVEDSDNGADMWVTGVYNTLHEAMFRYGSFPRPLDYDCDYISGAVWQFSQFGSGNFQGGDGQADILWTGMYSLINRANIAVSEINKMQNVSEAFKKNALGECYFLKAWAYFYLVRAYGAIPIYSVSVNESGQYTNNPRIPIAQVYTETIIPLLKDAKDMIYKNTDNGFKPGRVCAATAAGLLAKVYATIGSASTATGEQITVKTGAPFVMQNVNGTMTKVYTEPVPTTFSKDQVAGYESFSSQEYYRLAYEIAGDIIGGEYGAHQLEDYDLIWSPSGKTCSEHLFSLQTKSGDELYGTLFSSHYCGRLNAAGNIDNSLTVGCRKHWYLLFEEKDYRVDKGVLHCWIRQNSDTSWGGGSYYPNFGKWQRMVEAKEPPFDNPKVTSGWRCDEGGSEQFFAFTTKYSQQIADQTQPRTDANYPFLRYADVVLIFAEAANELNGPTKESVDALNDVRTRSNATGKELANFTDKASLRSAILEERAMELALEGDRRWDLIRWGIYLQAMNALGGMDEANNVKQRSSKHLLFPIPTLEILTNQGINENNPGWD
- a CDS encoding glycan-binding surface protein, coding for MKKIKYFAIIAASIFALTSCTDIVEVDDLKAKENKPSTGAPSVDKVVLATDAEFPIDGANFEQVVRIEGTNLGDITSLKFNDIEVDSKEIYSTYDMLLAPIPRALPKEVSNTIYITTKHGELSIPFVVSIPDLTINGLKNEFTQPGDTTVITGDNFDLYGITIEEAIVNLGNLPVNVIDATRTELTIEIPANATPKSTLTIKGANMDEAYKLTYMDPGVSQLFDFNNWPGLGAFTHSSHFPDAPKNFLCDGTLEGQPEPLVEGGKYIRFNYSVNAWGWMVMWAGTITVPAEVAADPSSYDLRFEICTGAKFPISAQARIILGEYIWYPSKGGLPVNTYGGWQTVRISADTEALLPNPIDPSTNTAFKIVFSPESAQDFDLSMCNFRFVHK